The Thalassophryne amazonica chromosome 6, fThaAma1.1, whole genome shotgun sequence genome includes a region encoding these proteins:
- the LOC117511876 gene encoding cryptochrome-1-like, with protein sequence MAHNSIHWFRKGLRLHDNPALREAVRGAGTVRCVYFLDPWFAGSSNVGVNRWRFLLQCLEDLDASLRKLNSRLFVIRGQPANVFPRLFKEWKISRLTFEYDSEPFGKERDAAIKKLATEAGVEVIVKISHTLYDLDKIIELNGGQPPLTYKRFQTLISRLDPPEMPVETLSDALMGRCVTPISEDHGDKYGVPSLEELGFDTEGLPSAVWPGGETEALTRIERHLERKAWVANFERPRMNANSLLASPTGLSPYLRFGCLSCRLFYFKLTDLYRKVKKNSSPPLSLYGQLLWREFFYTAATSNPRFDKMEGNPICVRIPWDKNPEALAKWAEAKTGFPWIDAIMTQLRQEGWIHHLARHAVACFLTRGDLWISWEEGMKVFEELLLDADWSVNAGSWMWLSCSSFFQQFFHCYCPVGFGRRTDPNGDFIRRYLPVLRGFPAKFIYDPWNAPESVQAAAKCIIGIHYPKPMVHHAEASRLNIERMKQIYQQLSRYRGLGLLASVPSTHGNGNGGMMAYSPGEQHPGTNNNNTLHLPGMSGSSVAAVNGSGSILLNFDSEEQTGPSGAGQKQPRAPPPQQHGYNSVPDPSQTGPSSRLYHEFAVPQHPALLLHARGSVTGKREREGSGEEDPTSHSIHKMQRQSAETT encoded by the exons GTTTCTCCTTCAGTGTTTGGAGGATCTGGATGCCAGCCTGCGAAAGCTGAACTCGCGCCTTTTTGTCATCAGGGGCCAACCCGCTAATGTGTTCCCGCGTCTCTTcaag GAGTGGAAGATTTCTCGGCTGACCTTTGAATATGATTCGGAGCCATTCGGGAAAGAGAGGGACGCCGCCATCAAGAAGCTGGCCACGGAGGCGGGGGTGGAGGTCATCGTTAAGATTTCACACACCCTGTATGACCTTGACAA GATCATAGAGCTGAATGGCGGGCAGCCTCCTTTGACCTACAAACGTTTCCAGACCCTGATTAGTCGGCTGGATCCTCCTGAGATGCCTGTGGAAACGTTATCAGATGCCCTGATGGGGCGCTGTGTCACGCCCATCTCCGAAGACCACGGAGACAAATACGGAGTTCCGTCTCTGGAGGAGTTAG GCTTCGACACCGAGGGCCTGCCTTCAGCTGTGTGGCCAGGAGGAGAGACGGAGGCACTGACCAGGATAGAGCGCCATCTGGAGAGGAAG GCGTGGGTTGCTAATTTCGAGCGTCCCCGGATGAACGCTAACTCCCTGCTGGCTAGCCCCACAGGCCTCAGCCCATACCTGCGCTTCGGCTGCCTCTCCTGCCGTCTTTTCTACTTCAAGCTCACTGACCTCTACCGCAAG GTGAAAAAGAACagttctcctccactctccctgtaCGGCCAGTTACTGTGGCGGGAATTCTTCTACACAGCGGCAACCAGCAACCCACGATTTGACAAAATGGAAGGAAACCCGATCTGTGTCCGCATCCCCTGGGACAAGAATCCTGAAGCACTGGCCAAATGGGCTGAGGCCAAGACCGGTTTTCCCTGGATAGATGCCATTATGACTCAGCTGAGGCAGGAGGGCTGGATCCACCACCTGGCCCGGCACGCTGTGGCCTGTTTCCTCACCAGAGGCGACCTTTGGATCAGCTGGGAGGAAGGGATGAAG GTCTTCGAGGAGCTGCTGCTGGATGCAGACTGGAGTGTGAATGCAGGCAGCTGGATGTGGCTGTCCTGCAGTTCATTTTTCCAGCAGTTTTTCCACTGCTACTGTCCCGTGGGCTTCGGCCGGCGCACCGACCCCAACGGTGACTTCATCAG ACGTTACTTACCTGTCCTCCGAGGTTTTCCTGCCAAGTTCATCTACGACCCCTGGAACGCTCCAGAGTCTGTGCAGGCAGCCGCCAAGTGCATAATCGGCATCCATTACCCCAAGCCGATGGTCCACCACGCTGAGGCGAGCCGGCTCAACATCGAGAGGATGAAGCAGATCTACCAGCAGCTGAGCCGATACCGTGGACTGG GCCTGCTGGCATCAGTTCCATCGACTCATGGGAATGGAAATGGAGGAATGATGGCGTACTCTCCAGGAGAgcagcacccagggaccaacaacaacaacactttaCACT TGCCCGGAATGTCAGGAAGCTCTGTTGCTGCGGTTAACGGCAGCGGGAGCATCCTGCTTAACTTTGACAGTGAGGAGCAGACTGGACCGAGCGGCGCTGGGCAAAAGCAACCTCGAGCACCGCCGCCACAACAGCACG GTTACAACTCTGTTCCAGACCCCAGCCAGACCGGCCCCAGCAGCCGGCTCTACCACGAGTTCGCTGTACCACAACACCCAG CACTCCTCCTGCACGCCAGAGGCAGCGTCACAGGGAAACGGGAACGTGAAGGGTCAGGCGAGGAAGACCCAACGTCACACTCCATCCACAAGATGCAGAGGCAGAGTGCAGAG ACGACCTAA